The proteins below are encoded in one region of Syntrophotalea carbinolica DSM 2380:
- a CDS encoding 6-carboxyhexanoate--CoA ligase, whose product MSESLYSIRMRSSCDERHISGAENLAPAERLHALASAMVRRALAHDKGQAEQIFLSIEKVDTADIVCHGLPDIRTIRVASVEQGRDAALSMLEKAGVNPQAARRAMATMARGAAPNGDSMRGAMLVDASTGQRLEKDRYRGVRVSRMDLDEQTSVRLKNLLQTAGLDNPHVREALVLAAKVIHAPGVIAELCWSDDPGYTAGYVAGASLGYVRFPLLKPAGEVRGGRAFFLSSDADLAQLIPYLERQVVLIDRIGRIFPDERWPA is encoded by the coding sequence ATGAGTGAGTCTCTTTACAGCATACGCATGCGTTCGTCCTGTGATGAACGCCATATTTCAGGGGCAGAAAACCTGGCCCCTGCCGAGCGCCTCCATGCTCTGGCATCCGCCATGGTTCGGCGGGCTCTGGCCCATGATAAAGGGCAGGCCGAACAGATTTTCCTGTCCATTGAAAAGGTTGATACGGCGGACATCGTGTGTCACGGCTTGCCCGATATTCGCACGATTCGCGTAGCTTCGGTAGAGCAGGGCAGAGATGCGGCTTTGTCGATGCTGGAAAAGGCGGGGGTGAATCCACAGGCAGCTCGTCGGGCTATGGCAACCATGGCGCGCGGCGCCGCGCCCAACGGCGACAGTATGCGCGGTGCGATGTTGGTGGATGCGTCCACCGGACAGCGTCTTGAAAAGGACCGGTATCGCGGTGTCAGGGTGTCGCGGATGGATCTTGACGAACAGACGAGCGTCAGGTTGAAAAATTTGCTGCAGACCGCAGGTCTTGACAATCCGCACGTGCGCGAAGCTTTGGTGCTTGCCGCCAAAGTGATCCATGCCCCCGGCGTGATCGCCGAATTGTGCTGGTCCGATGATCCCGGCTACACCGCGGGGTATGTGGCGGGAGCTTCGCTCGGTTATGTGCGTTTTCCCCTGTTGAAACCCGCCGGAGAGGTTCGAGGGGGGCGGGCTTTTTTCTTGAGTTCCGATGCCGACCTGGCCCAGCTCATACCGTACCTTGAAAGGCAAGTGGTGCTTATTGATCGCATCGGACGCATATTCCCCGACGAAAGGTGGCCTGCATGA
- the dxs gene encoding 1-deoxy-D-xylulose-5-phosphate synthase, with the protein MVSMLKNLKSPAELKGLSVKELEVLAGEIRTKIIDTVSQTGGHLASSLGVVELTIALHHVLNTPVDKIVWDVGHQAYAHKLLTGRLDRFDTLRQLGGISGFPKREESPYDAFDVGHSSTSISAALGMAAARDCKNGKEKFVAVIGDGSLTGGMAFEALNQAGDQNKNLIVILNDNEMSISQNVGALSSLINRKMTSELVVRLKKEAENFLGHVPRIGKDLLKVARKAEESLKGFFTPGMLFEAFGFDYVGPLNGHRLETLIPALENVANLEGPVLVHVVTRKGKGFEPAEKNPSLFHGVGPFDKETGEVRASKGGPASFTGVFGSTLTAMAEKDDRIVAITAAMLEGTGLKEFSKRYPSRFFDVGIAEQHAVTFAAGLACQGMRPVVALYSTFLQRAYDNVVHDVALQRLPVTFAIDRGGLVGADGPTHHGVFDYSFLRHIPNMVVIAPRDEIELQRAMLTGTQHDGPLAYRYPRGKALGLELPDSVESMPIGKGEKLRDGSDAVIFALGVVCKEALVASDILAGEGLSVAVVDPRFLKPLDQQLLIAEARRTGVVVTVEENVRQGGFGSAVLEMLADEGLAVRVLRIGLPDRFIEQGTQQQLYARYGLDAEGIAASVRNFMHHDRGDASSTALA; encoded by the coding sequence ATAGTGAGTATGTTGAAAAATCTTAAATCTCCCGCGGAGTTAAAGGGTCTTTCCGTGAAAGAGCTTGAAGTTTTGGCTGGGGAGATTCGCACAAAAATCATCGATACCGTGTCGCAGACAGGTGGGCATCTTGCCAGTTCCCTTGGTGTGGTGGAGTTGACCATCGCGCTGCATCACGTCTTGAATACCCCCGTAGATAAAATCGTATGGGATGTGGGACATCAGGCTTATGCCCATAAATTGCTGACCGGACGCCTTGATCGTTTTGATACTTTGCGTCAACTGGGCGGTATCAGCGGTTTTCCCAAGCGCGAGGAAAGCCCTTACGATGCCTTCGATGTGGGCCACTCGAGCACCTCGATTTCGGCTGCTTTAGGTATGGCCGCTGCGCGTGATTGTAAAAACGGCAAGGAAAAATTCGTTGCCGTCATTGGCGATGGCTCCCTTACGGGGGGGATGGCCTTCGAGGCGCTGAATCAGGCCGGCGATCAAAATAAAAACCTCATTGTCATACTTAACGACAATGAAATGTCCATTTCGCAGAACGTCGGGGCGCTTTCTTCTCTTATCAATCGCAAAATGACCTCCGAGTTGGTGGTGCGATTAAAAAAAGAGGCGGAAAATTTCCTGGGGCACGTTCCCCGTATCGGGAAAGATTTGCTCAAGGTTGCGCGCAAGGCGGAAGAATCTCTGAAAGGATTCTTTACTCCCGGAATGCTGTTCGAAGCGTTCGGTTTCGATTATGTCGGGCCGCTTAACGGTCACCGCCTGGAGACCCTGATCCCGGCGCTGGAAAACGTGGCTAACCTCGAAGGACCGGTTCTTGTTCACGTTGTGACCCGCAAGGGTAAGGGGTTCGAGCCGGCGGAAAAAAATCCGAGCCTGTTCCATGGGGTAGGTCCCTTTGACAAGGAAACCGGAGAGGTACGTGCCTCCAAGGGCGGGCCGGCAAGCTTTACCGGTGTCTTTGGCAGTACTCTGACTGCTATGGCTGAAAAAGACGATCGCATTGTGGCTATCACCGCGGCGATGCTGGAAGGTACCGGGCTCAAGGAATTCTCCAAGCGCTATCCCAGTCGATTCTTCGATGTCGGTATTGCCGAACAACATGCTGTCACCTTTGCCGCCGGACTTGCCTGCCAGGGCATGAGGCCGGTGGTTGCTCTCTACTCGACTTTTTTGCAGCGTGCCTACGACAATGTGGTGCATGACGTAGCCTTGCAACGGCTGCCGGTCACTTTTGCCATCGATCGGGGTGGCCTGGTCGGGGCCGATGGCCCGACCCATCATGGTGTGTTCGATTATTCGTTCCTGAGGCATATACCCAATATGGTAGTGATCGCCCCCCGCGACGAGATCGAACTGCAGCGTGCCATGTTGACCGGAACGCAACACGATGGCCCCTTGGCGTATCGTTATCCTCGCGGTAAGGCTCTTGGGCTCGAGTTGCCCGATTCCGTCGAGTCGATGCCTATCGGTAAAGGGGAAAAACTGCGTGACGGCAGCGATGCGGTAATCTTTGCATTGGGCGTTGTGTGCAAGGAAGCTCTGGTCGCCTCGGATATACTTGCCGGGGAGGGGTTGTCGGTAGCGGTTGTTGATCCGCGTTTCCTGAAACCCCTTGATCAGCAACTTCTTATCGCTGAGGCACGGCGTACCGGCGTTGTTGTTACCGTCGAGGAGAATGTGCGCCAAGGCGGTTTCGGTTCAGCGGTACTGGAAATGCTGGCCGATGAAGGTTTGGCGGTCCGTGTCCTGCGTATCGGTTTGCCGGATCGCTTTATCGAGCAGGGTACCCAGCAGCAGCTCTATGCGCGCTACGGTCTGGACGCCGAGGGTATTGCCGCCAGTGTCCGCAATTTTATGCATCATGATCGTGGGGATGCTTCTTCGACCGCCTTAGCTTGA